The following proteins are co-located in the Paraburkholderia phytofirmans PsJN genome:
- a CDS encoding Lrp/AsnC family transcriptional regulator produces MTKRLVPPTPAPLDDTDRALLAALADDARQPVSELARQVGLSAPSTAERVRRLEAQGVIERFTVQIDPRALGYTLQAIVRVKPLPGQLHLVEEVIRRIPEFVECDKVTGDDCFICRLYLHSIEQLDEILSKVTERAETSTAIVKSTPVARRLPPLG; encoded by the coding sequence ATGACCAAACGCCTTGTTCCTCCAACACCCGCCCCGCTCGACGACACCGACCGCGCGCTTCTCGCCGCGCTCGCGGATGACGCCCGCCAGCCGGTCAGCGAACTGGCGCGTCAGGTCGGCCTGTCGGCGCCGAGCACCGCGGAGCGCGTGCGCAGGCTCGAAGCGCAAGGCGTGATCGAGCGCTTCACGGTGCAGATCGATCCGCGCGCGCTCGGCTACACACTGCAGGCCATCGTGCGCGTGAAGCCGCTGCCCGGTCAGTTGCATCTGGTGGAAGAGGTGATCCGGCGGATTCCGGAGTTCGTCGAATGCGACAAGGTGACGGGCGACGATTGCTTCATCTGCCGGCTGTATCTCCATTCGATCGAGCAACTCGACGAGATCTTGTCGAAGGTCACCGAGCGCGCGGAGACCAGCACCGCGATCGTCAAGTCGACGCCGGTCGCGCGCCGCCTGCCTCCGCTCGGCTGA
- a CDS encoding methylmalonyl-CoA mutase family protein, producing MTDLSTPQRAGSHKLPAGRRLRFVTAAALFDGHDASINIMRRILQASGVEVIHLGHNRSVDEVATAALQEDADGVAVSSYQGGHNEYFRYLVDLLRARGGERIKVFGGGGGVIVPEEISELESYGVEKIYSPQDGQRLGLQGMIDDMIARCAEGARAAEAVGQSRVGEWVDEFSKRGLPRFDSRGDAGGDEDAVRNPFSQASHVGCATSVGHVANAADTADAADTADTADAADTADAADTADTADTADTAIAANTANTANTANTANTANTANTANTSDPASSTFRRLAQLISAFEAGAVDASAREKLSAQAQAKATATPVLGITGTGGAGKSSLTDELIRRFRLDYGDALTIAVLAIDPSRRKSGGALLGDRIRMNAIGDWGGGARVYMRSMATREASSEVSDSLPDALMLCKAAGFDLIVVETSGIGQGNAAIVPFVDESLYVMTPEFGAASQLEKIDMLDFAGFVAINKFDRKGAPDALRDVAKQVQRNRADFAKPPEAMPVFGTIASRFNDDGVTALYRHVAEALRKHGLRSGGGRLAAPEGLRFSSGRNAIVPPARVRYLADIAQTIHAYRERADAQARLARERWQLVEARRMLGEAGTQAGAVTQSRASASGNSSGNPNANSDADSDADSDANANANANANANANANANANANANANANANASANANSNPDPNSNKHAPANVTSADTPSPLQQLDTLIAQRTASLGERERALLDTWPQTVAAYSGAEHIVRIRDREIRTALTVTTLSGSEVRKVSLPKFADHGEILRWLMLDNLPGYFPFTAGVFPFRRENEDPTRMFAGEGDPQRTNRRFKLLSEGMPAKRLSTAFDSVTLYGEEPDERPDIYGKVGNSGVSVATLDDMKTLYDGFDLCAPETSVSMTINGPAPTILAMFFNVAIDQQIARMTQQQGRPLTHDELSATRRAALENVRGTVQADILKEDQGQNTCIFSTEFSLKVMGDIQAYFVEHGVRNFYSVSISGYHIAEAGANPISQLAYTLANGFTYVEAYLARGMSIDDFAPNLSFFFSNGMDPEYTVLGRVARRIWAVAMRERYGANERSQKLKYHVQTSGRSLHAQEIDFNDIRTTLQALIAIYDNCNSLHTNAFDEAITTPTEDSVRRAVAIQLIINREWGLAKNQNPNQGSFVIEELTDLVEEAVLAEFDRLTERGGVLGAMETGYQRGRIQDESMLYEHRKHDGSYPIVGVNTFLSAHPHEAPQPIALARSTDDEKQSQLQRLRAFQSQHRDAAPAALERLKRAVIDDENVFAVLMDVVRVCSLGQITHALFEVGGQYRRNM from the coding sequence ATGACCGATCTGTCCACGCCGCAGCGCGCCGGCAGCCACAAGCTGCCCGCGGGCCGGCGACTGCGCTTTGTCACGGCGGCTGCGTTGTTCGACGGCCACGATGCGTCGATCAACATCATGCGGCGAATTCTGCAGGCGAGCGGCGTCGAGGTGATTCACCTCGGCCACAACCGCTCGGTCGATGAAGTCGCCACCGCCGCGTTGCAAGAGGACGCCGACGGCGTCGCCGTGTCCAGCTATCAGGGCGGCCACAACGAATATTTCCGCTATCTGGTCGATCTGCTGCGAGCGCGCGGCGGCGAGCGCATCAAGGTGTTCGGCGGCGGGGGTGGGGTCATTGTCCCTGAGGAAATTTCGGAGCTCGAGAGTTACGGCGTCGAGAAGATCTATTCGCCGCAGGACGGACAGCGGCTCGGGCTGCAAGGCATGATCGACGATATGATCGCGCGCTGCGCCGAAGGTGCGCGTGCGGCTGAGGCGGTCGGGCAGAGTCGGGTTGGCGAGTGGGTGGACGAGTTTTCGAAGCGTGGTTTGCCGCGGTTTGATTCGCGCGGCGATGCTGGTGGCGACGAGGATGCCGTGCGAAATCCGTTTAGTCAGGCGAGTCACGTGGGCTGCGCAACGAGCGTGGGTCATGTGGCTAACGCGGCTGACACGGCTGACGCGGCTGACACGGCTGACACGGCTGACGCGGCTGACACGGCTGACGCGGCTGACACGGCTGACACGGCTGACACGGCTGACACGGCCATCGCGGCCAACACAGCCAACACAGCCAACACAGCCAACACAGCCAACACAGCCAACACAGCCAACACAGCCAACACCTCCGACCCAGCGTCCTCCACCTTCCGCCGTCTCGCGCAACTCATCAGCGCGTTCGAAGCGGGCGCCGTCGACGCATCCGCCCGCGAAAAACTGTCCGCGCAAGCCCAGGCAAAAGCAACCGCAACCCCCGTCCTCGGCATCACCGGAACCGGCGGCGCCGGCAAATCCTCGCTCACCGACGAGCTGATCCGACGCTTCCGCCTCGACTACGGCGACGCCCTCACCATCGCCGTCCTCGCCATCGATCCATCGCGCCGCAAGTCCGGCGGCGCGTTGCTGGGCGACCGCATCCGCATGAACGCGATCGGTGACTGGGGCGGCGGCGCGCGCGTCTACATGCGTTCGATGGCAACGCGCGAAGCGTCCAGCGAAGTCTCCGACTCGCTGCCCGATGCGCTCATGCTGTGCAAAGCGGCGGGCTTCGATCTGATCGTGGTCGAAACATCCGGCATCGGTCAGGGCAATGCGGCGATCGTGCCGTTCGTCGACGAATCGCTGTATGTCATGACGCCGGAGTTCGGCGCGGCCAGCCAATTGGAGAAGATCGACATGCTTGACTTCGCCGGCTTCGTCGCGATCAACAAGTTCGATCGGAAGGGCGCGCCGGACGCATTGCGCGACGTCGCCAAACAGGTGCAGCGCAATCGCGCCGACTTCGCGAAGCCGCCGGAAGCGATGCCGGTGTTCGGCACGATCGCCTCGCGCTTTAACGACGACGGCGTGACCGCGCTCTACCGGCACGTCGCCGAAGCGCTTCGCAAGCACGGCTTGCGTTCAGGCGGCGGCCGTCTGGCCGCGCCCGAAGGTCTGCGCTTTTCGAGCGGCCGCAACGCCATCGTGCCGCCGGCGCGGGTGCGCTATCTGGCGGATATCGCGCAGACGATCCACGCTTATCGCGAGCGAGCCGACGCACAAGCGCGTCTGGCGCGCGAGCGTTGGCAACTTGTCGAGGCGCGCCGGATGCTCGGCGAGGCGGGTACACAGGCCGGGGCTGTGACGCAATCGCGGGCAAGCGCGAGTGGCAATTCGAGCGGCAACCCGAACGCTAACTCGGACGCCGACTCGGACGCCGACTCGGACGCCAACGCCAACGCCAACGCCAACGCCAACGCCAACGCCAACGCCAACGCCAACGCCAACGCCAACGCCAACGCCAACGCCAACGCCAACGCTAGCGCCAACGCCAACAGCAACCCAGACCCAAACTCAAACAAACATGCACCAGCAAACGTCACCTCCGCCGACACCCCTTCGCCGCTTCAGCAACTCGACACCCTGATCGCCCAACGCACCGCCTCCCTCGGCGAACGCGAACGCGCGCTCCTCGACACCTGGCCGCAGACCGTCGCAGCCTATTCAGGCGCCGAACACATCGTTCGCATCCGCGACCGCGAAATCCGCACGGCACTCACCGTCACGACACTCTCCGGCTCAGAAGTCCGCAAAGTTTCCCTGCCGAAATTCGCCGATCACGGCGAGATTCTGCGCTGGCTGATGCTCGACAATCTGCCCGGCTACTTCCCGTTCACCGCGGGCGTGTTCCCATTCCGCCGCGAAAACGAAGACCCGACGCGGATGTTCGCTGGCGAAGGCGATCCGCAACGCACCAATCGCCGCTTCAAGCTGCTCTCGGAAGGTATGCCGGCCAAGCGCCTGTCGACCGCCTTCGATTCGGTCACGCTCTACGGCGAAGAACCCGACGAGCGCCCCGACATCTACGGCAAGGTGGGCAATTCGGGCGTTTCGGTGGCGACGCTCGACGACATGAAAACGTTGTACGACGGCTTCGATCTCTGTGCGCCGGAAACCTCGGTCTCGATGACGATCAACGGCCCCGCGCCGACCATCCTCGCGATGTTCTTCAACGTCGCGATCGACCAGCAGATCGCGCGCATGACGCAGCAGCAAGGCCGACCGCTCACGCACGACGAACTCTCCGCCACGCGCCGCGCAGCGCTGGAAAACGTGCGCGGCACCGTGCAAGCCGACATCCTGAAGGAAGACCAAGGCCAGAACACCTGCATCTTCTCGACCGAATTCAGCCTGAAGGTGATGGGCGATATACAGGCGTACTTCGTCGAGCATGGTGTGCGCAATTTCTATTCGGTGTCAATCTCCGGCTATCACATTGCCGAGGCCGGCGCGAACCCGATCTCGCAATTGGCCTACACGCTCGCGAACGGCTTCACCTATGTCGAGGCCTACCTCGCCCGCGGCATGTCGATCGACGACTTCGCGCCGAATCTGTCATTCTTCTTTTCGAACGGCATGGACCCGGAGTACACGGTGCTGGGCCGCGTCGCGCGACGCATCTGGGCCGTCGCCATGCGCGAGCGCTACGGCGCGAACGAACGCAGCCAGAAGCTCAAATATCACGTGCAGACGTCGGGCCGCAGCCTGCACGCGCAAGAGATCGACTTCAACGATATCCGCACCACGCTGCAGGCGCTGATCGCGATCTACGACAACTGCAATTCCCTACACACGAATGCCTTCGACGAAGCGATCACCACGCCCACCGAAGATTCGGTGCGCCGCGCGGTGGCGATCCAGTTGATCATCAACCGCGAATGGGGACTCGCGAAGAATCAGAATCCGAATCAGGGCAGTTTCGTGATCGAGGAACTGACGGACCTCGTGGAAGAGGCTGTGCTCGCCGAATTCGACCGGCTGACCGAGCGCGGCGGCGTGCTCGGCGCGATGGAAACCGGCTATCAGCGCGGACGCATTCAGGACGAGTCGATGTTGTACGAGCATCGCAAGCATGACGGCTCGTATCCGATCGTCGGCGTGAATACGTTTCTGAGCGCGCATCCGCATGAAGCGCCGCAGCCGATCGCGCTAGCCCGTTCCACCGACGACGAAAAACAGAGTCAGTTGCAACGTCTGCGCGCTTTCCAGTCGCAGCATCGCGACGCGGCACCGGCTGCGCTCGAACGCCTGAAGCGCGCGGTGATCGACGATGAAAACGTGTTTGCGGTGCTGATGGACGTCGTGCGTGTCTGCTCGCTCGGGCAGATCACGCACGCGTTGTTTGAAGTGGGCGGGCAGTATCGCCGCAATATGTAA
- a CDS encoding porin, whose product MKTSISSALKTTLKATACAALLASASSAFAQSSVQLYGQVDEWVGAQKFPGGKTAVQVSGGGMSTSYWGLKGAEDLGNGYKAIFALEGFFLAQNGQYGRFTGDTMFSRNAYVGIESPYGTVTAGRLTTPLFVSTILFNPFVDSYQFSPMVWHTYLGLGTFPTYSTDQGVTGDSGWSNAVSYSSPNFNGLSATAMYALGNTTENGAKKWSGQVLYFHGPFAATAVYQYVNFNNVPSDLGSFGTSGVPGLKSQSVAQVGASYDLKFVKFFGQYMYTYNNQQVTSWHVNTAQGGATVPFGPGSVMASYAYSRDGGGFDQTRQTAALGYDYPLSKRTDIYAAYMYDHISNLSSGNTYGVGLRAKF is encoded by the coding sequence ATGAAAACAAGCATCAGCAGTGCACTGAAGACCACCCTCAAGGCAACCGCGTGTGCCGCTCTGCTGGCCAGTGCATCGTCTGCTTTTGCGCAATCGAGCGTGCAACTCTACGGTCAGGTCGACGAATGGGTCGGCGCGCAGAAATTCCCGGGCGGCAAGACCGCGGTGCAGGTCTCGGGCGGCGGCATGTCGACTTCGTACTGGGGCTTGAAAGGGGCGGAGGATCTGGGCAACGGCTACAAGGCGATCTTCGCGTTGGAGGGGTTCTTCCTGGCGCAAAACGGCCAGTACGGCCGCTTCACCGGCGACACGATGTTCTCGCGTAACGCGTACGTCGGTATCGAGTCGCCCTACGGTACGGTCACGGCCGGTCGTCTGACGACGCCGCTGTTCGTGTCGACGATTCTGTTCAACCCGTTCGTCGACTCGTACCAGTTCTCGCCGATGGTCTGGCACACGTACCTGGGTCTCGGCACGTTCCCGACCTACTCGACGGATCAGGGCGTGACCGGCGATTCGGGCTGGAGCAACGCGGTGTCGTACTCGTCGCCGAACTTCAACGGCTTGAGCGCGACGGCCATGTACGCGCTCGGCAACACGACCGAGAACGGCGCGAAGAAGTGGAGCGGCCAGGTGCTGTACTTCCACGGCCCGTTCGCGGCCACGGCGGTGTATCAGTACGTGAACTTCAACAACGTGCCGAGCGACCTCGGCAGCTTCGGCACGTCGGGCGTGCCCGGCCTGAAGAGCCAGAGCGTCGCGCAAGTCGGCGCGTCGTACGACCTGAAGTTCGTGAAATTCTTCGGCCAGTACATGTACACGTACAACAACCAGCAGGTCACAAGCTGGCACGTGAACACGGCGCAAGGCGGCGCGACGGTGCCGTTCGGCCCGGGCTCGGTGATGGCGTCGTACGCCTACTCGCGCGATGGCGGCGGCTTCGACCAGACCCGTCAGACGGCAGCGCTCGGCTACGACTATCCGCTGTCCAAGCGCACGGACATCTACGCCGCCTACATGTATGACCACATCTCCAATCTGTCGAGCGGCAACACCTACGGCGTCGGCCTGCGCGCGAAGTTCTGA
- a CDS encoding DMT family transporter, protein MASNEIRRGAAEMTMAMLMSGTIGWLVVSSQQSPFNVVFFRCIFGGATLALVCALLGLFQRKLFSWKMLGLALLGGAAIVINWVLLFAAYSRASISMATAVYNTQPFMLVALGALVFRERISASTVAWLVIAFVGLVFVVKVEPAVLAVPGQYLVGVAYAVGAAAMYAVSSIITKRLKGTPPHLIALIQVSLGVLMLAPFVRFDALPATGVQWLELVVLGIVNTGLMYVLLYGAIQKLPTSMTGALSFIYPVVAIIVDRVAFGQTLAWIQVLGAVLILVAAAGVNLGWRIVPQKRLSST, encoded by the coding sequence ATGGCGTCAAACGAAATCCGCCGCGGAGCCGCGGAAATGACCATGGCCATGCTGATGTCCGGCACCATCGGCTGGCTGGTGGTGTCGTCGCAGCAAAGCCCGTTCAATGTCGTGTTCTTCCGCTGTATTTTCGGCGGCGCGACGCTCGCGCTCGTGTGTGCCTTACTCGGCCTGTTTCAGCGCAAGCTGTTCTCGTGGAAGATGCTCGGCCTCGCCTTGCTCGGCGGCGCGGCAATCGTCATCAACTGGGTGTTGCTGTTCGCCGCGTATTCGCGCGCGTCGATCTCGATGGCGACGGCGGTCTACAACACGCAGCCGTTCATGCTGGTGGCGCTCGGCGCGCTAGTGTTTCGCGAGCGCATCAGCGCGTCGACGGTTGCGTGGCTGGTAATCGCGTTCGTCGGCCTCGTGTTCGTCGTGAAGGTCGAACCGGCGGTGCTGGCGGTGCCGGGGCAATATCTGGTCGGCGTCGCGTACGCGGTGGGCGCGGCGGCAATGTACGCGGTGTCGTCGATCATTACGAAGCGGCTCAAGGGCACGCCGCCGCATCTGATCGCGCTGATCCAGGTGTCGCTCGGCGTGCTGATGCTCGCGCCATTCGTGCGTTTCGATGCGTTGCCCGCAACCGGCGTGCAGTGGCTCGAACTGGTCGTGCTCGGCATCGTCAATACCGGGCTCATGTACGTGCTCCTGTACGGTGCGATCCAGAAGCTGCCGACTTCGATGACGGGCGCGCTCTCGTTCATCTACCCGGTGGTGGCGATCATTGTCGATCGGGTTGCGTTCGGGCAAACGCTTGCGTGGATTCAGGTGCTGGGGGCGGTGCTGATTCTGGTGGCGGCGGCCGGCGTCAATCTCGGCTGGCGGATCGTGCCGCAAAAGCGCCTGTCGTCGACCTGA
- a CDS encoding alpha/beta fold hydrolase: protein MAFESFTPFRVAVGDVDIFGVKGGAGPPLLLLHGHPQSHLIWQKCAAQLAEHFTVIATDLRGYGASSKPPSDAAHTPYSKRVMAADQVAVMRYFGFERFLVCAHDRGARVAHRMALDHADAVERLMLLDIAPTLAMYEATDRTFATHYFHWFFLIQPEPLPETLIGANPAAYVDAVMGSRHAGLAPFEPAALDAYRAALAQPDAIHAMCEDYRASASIDLELDRADIERGHKIGCPLRVLWGDKGVIEKCFDALAEWRHVARDVSGRALSCGHYIPEEAPDELVAEMLSFFEAVEQ from the coding sequence ATGGCCTTCGAGAGTTTCACGCCCTTTCGCGTCGCCGTGGGCGATGTCGATATTTTTGGAGTGAAGGGCGGAGCGGGGCCGCCTCTTCTGCTGCTGCACGGCCATCCGCAGTCGCATCTGATCTGGCAGAAGTGCGCCGCGCAACTGGCCGAGCATTTCACGGTGATCGCCACGGACCTGCGCGGTTATGGCGCGTCGAGCAAGCCGCCGAGCGACGCCGCGCACACGCCGTATTCCAAGCGCGTGATGGCGGCCGATCAGGTCGCCGTGATGCGCTATTTCGGCTTCGAACGTTTTCTCGTGTGCGCGCACGATCGCGGCGCGCGCGTCGCGCATCGCATGGCGCTCGATCATGCGGACGCCGTCGAGCGTCTGATGCTGCTCGACATTGCGCCGACGCTCGCGATGTACGAAGCCACCGACCGCACCTTTGCGACGCATTACTTCCACTGGTTCTTCCTGATTCAGCCGGAGCCGCTGCCGGAAACGCTGATCGGCGCGAATCCGGCGGCGTATGTCGACGCGGTGATGGGCAGCCGTCACGCGGGTCTGGCTCCGTTCGAGCCGGCCGCGCTCGACGCCTATCGCGCGGCCCTCGCGCAACCGGACGCGATTCACGCGATGTGCGAGGACTACCGCGCGTCGGCGAGCATCGACCTTGAGCTTGATCGCGCCGACATCGAACGCGGTCATAAGATTGGCTGCCCGTTGCGCGTGCTGTGGGGCGACAAGGGCGTGATCGAGAAGTGCTTCGACGCGCTGGCGGAATGGCGCCATGTGGCGCGCGACGTGAGCGGCCGCGCGCTGTCTTGCGGACACTACATTCCCGAAGAAGCGCCGGACGAACTGGTTGCCGAAATGCTGTCCTTCTTCGAAGCGGTCGAACAGTAA
- a CDS encoding LysR family transcriptional regulator: MDTLVSMKVFRHVVEVGSFVGAAERMEMSAAMASKHVMHLEQQLGARLLNRTTRRVAPTEAGREYYERLSQVLTELEEAEQVVGAASVVPQGRLRVSSLSAFGLSHVMAAVADYAAQYPQVTVDITLSDRVVELIDEGFDVAIRASPSGLKSSSLIARQIATAHLVLCASPAYLKRHGTPKTVADLARHNYLQYAGVSALEIAPATGDASPRVRLTGNLIVNHLEAQRVIVLQGAGIAMLGTEVIGDDLAAGRLVPLLVDEVPPRELPIHVVYASRRHLSAKVRSFVDFLAERFANESLWPSLEQIKALAVR; encoded by the coding sequence ATGGATACCCTCGTCAGCATGAAAGTGTTCCGCCACGTGGTCGAAGTCGGCAGCTTTGTCGGCGCGGCTGAACGGATGGAGATGTCGGCGGCCATGGCGAGCAAGCATGTGATGCACCTCGAACAGCAACTCGGCGCGCGTCTGTTGAACCGCACCACTCGGCGGGTCGCGCCGACCGAAGCGGGCCGCGAGTACTACGAGCGTCTGAGCCAGGTGCTCACGGAACTTGAGGAGGCCGAGCAGGTGGTCGGCGCGGCGAGCGTCGTGCCGCAGGGGCGCTTGCGGGTGTCGTCGCTGTCGGCGTTTGGCTTGAGCCACGTGATGGCCGCGGTGGCCGACTACGCTGCGCAGTATCCACAGGTCACTGTCGACATAACCTTGTCGGACCGCGTGGTCGAATTGATCGACGAGGGTTTCGATGTCGCGATCCGCGCGTCGCCGAGCGGGTTGAAGTCTTCTTCACTGATCGCGCGGCAGATCGCGACCGCGCACCTCGTGCTGTGCGCGTCGCCCGCGTATTTAAAGCGGCACGGCACGCCGAAGACCGTCGCCGATCTGGCCCGCCACAACTATCTGCAGTACGCAGGCGTGTCGGCGCTCGAAATCGCGCCCGCCACCGGCGACGCTTCGCCGCGCGTGCGTCTGACGGGCAATCTCATCGTCAATCATCTGGAAGCGCAGCGCGTGATCGTGCTGCAAGGCGCGGGCATCGCGATGCTCGGCACCGAAGTGATCGGCGACGATCTGGCCGCTGGGCGTCTCGTGCCACTGCTGGTGGACGAGGTACCGCCGCGCGAGCTGCCCATTCACGTGGTCTACGCGAGCCGTCGGCATCTGTCGGCCAAGGTGCGCTCGTTTGTCGACTTTCTCGCCGAGCGTTTCGCGAACGAATCGCTGTGGCCGTCGCTCGAACAGATCAAGGCATTGGCGGTGCGCTAG
- a CDS encoding bile acid:sodium symporter family protein, giving the protein MARPKLLPDNFTLCLVGTVIFASLLPVHGQAAVGFNWVTNVAVGLLFFLHGAKLSREAIIAGATHWRLHLVVLLSTFALFPLLGLALKPLLSPLVTPALYAGVLFLCTLPSTVQSSIAFTSIAKGNVPAAVCSASASSLLGIFITPALVSLVVTNQAAGGGASPWHTVGNIVLQLLVPFVAGQLLRPLIGKWIERNRGVLKFVDQGSILLVVYGAFSEAVNEGLWHQIPLSALGGLLLLCVVLLALALGVTIFVSKRLGFSRADQITIIFCGSKKSLAAGVPMAKVIFASHAVGAVVLPLMLFHQIQLMVCAALAQRWGARDMSGETHAAARERTAAAVARR; this is encoded by the coding sequence ATGGCTCGCCCGAAACTGCTTCCCGACAACTTCACCCTGTGCCTCGTCGGCACCGTGATTTTTGCCAGCTTGCTGCCGGTTCACGGGCAGGCCGCCGTCGGGTTCAACTGGGTGACGAACGTGGCAGTCGGCCTGCTGTTTTTCCTGCACGGCGCCAAGCTCTCACGCGAAGCGATCATTGCGGGCGCGACGCATTGGCGCCTGCATCTTGTGGTGCTGCTCAGCACGTTCGCGCTCTTTCCGCTGCTCGGCCTCGCGCTTAAACCGCTCCTTTCGCCACTTGTCACGCCGGCGCTCTATGCGGGGGTCCTCTTCCTCTGCACGCTGCCGTCTACGGTTCAGTCGTCGATCGCGTTCACGTCCATTGCCAAAGGCAACGTGCCGGCTGCCGTATGCAGCGCGTCGGCCTCGAGCCTGCTCGGCATCTTCATCACCCCGGCGCTCGTCAGCCTCGTCGTCACCAATCAGGCGGCCGGCGGCGGCGCTTCGCCGTGGCATACGGTAGGCAACATCGTGCTGCAATTGCTGGTGCCGTTCGTGGCCGGGCAGTTGCTGCGCCCGCTGATCGGCAAGTGGATCGAGCGCAATCGCGGCGTGCTCAAGTTCGTCGACCAGGGATCGATTCTGCTGGTGGTGTACGGCGCGTTCAGCGAGGCCGTCAACGAAGGCCTGTGGCATCAGATTCCGCTCTCCGCGCTCGGCGGTCTGCTGCTGCTGTGCGTTGTGCTGCTCGCGCTGGCTCTCGGCGTGACGATATTCGTCAGCAAGCGGCTCGGCTTTAGCCGTGCTGACCAGATCACCATCATTTTCTGCGGGTCGAAGAAGAGTCTCGCGGCCGGCGTGCCGATGGCCAAGGTGATCTTCGCCTCGCATGCGGTCGGCGCCGTCGTCTTGCCACTGATGCTGTTCCACCAGATCCAGTTGATGGTGTGCGCCGCGCTCGCGCAGCGCTGGGGCGCCCGCGACATGAGCGGCGAGACCCACGCCGCTGCGCGCGAGCGGACCGCCGCCGCCGTTGCCCGCCGGTGA
- a CDS encoding NAD(P)H-dependent flavin oxidoreductase, which yields MALPAVLQKLALPVVASPMFIVSYPELVLAQCKAGIVGSFPALNARPAELLDEWLTQIQAQLAEHKAANPDAVIGPIAVNQIVHQSNTRLERDVRVCVEHKVPIFITSLRAPAREIVDAVHSYGGIVLHDVINLRHAQKALEAGVDGLILVASGAGGHAGTTSPFALVGEVRRIFDGPIVLSGSIANGGSILAAQAMGADLAYMGTRFIATKEAHAVDSYKQAIVNSTASDIIYTNLFTGVHGNYIRESILNAGLDPDALPESDKSAMNFGSDKAKAWKDIWGAGQGVGLMDDVPSVGDLVQRLTKEYNDAKARLGIAR from the coding sequence ATGGCATTGCCCGCCGTCCTGCAAAAACTTGCGCTGCCCGTCGTCGCTTCGCCGATGTTCATCGTCAGCTATCCCGAACTCGTGCTGGCTCAATGCAAGGCCGGGATCGTCGGCTCGTTTCCCGCGCTGAACGCCCGCCCGGCTGAACTGCTAGACGAATGGCTCACGCAGATTCAGGCGCAACTCGCCGAGCACAAAGCGGCCAATCCCGATGCGGTCATCGGGCCGATCGCCGTGAATCAAATCGTCCATCAATCGAATACGCGGCTCGAACGCGACGTGCGCGTATGCGTCGAACACAAGGTGCCGATTTTCATCACGAGCCTGCGGGCGCCGGCGCGCGAAATTGTCGATGCCGTGCATAGCTACGGCGGCATCGTGCTGCATGACGTGATCAATCTGCGCCATGCGCAGAAGGCGCTGGAAGCGGGCGTCGACGGTCTGATCCTGGTCGCGTCCGGCGCGGGCGGCCATGCGGGCACGACCTCGCCGTTCGCGCTGGTCGGCGAAGTGCGGCGCATATTCGACGGCCCGATCGTACTGTCGGGCTCGATTGCCAACGGCGGTTCGATTCTGGCCGCGCAGGCCATGGGCGCGGACCTCGCCTACATGGGCACGCGCTTCATCGCGACCAAGGAAGCGCACGCGGTCGACAGCTACAAACAGGCGATCGTCAATTCCACGGCGTCGGACATCATCTATACGAATCTGTTCACCGGCGTGCACGGCAACTACATCCGCGAAAGTATCCTGAACGCCGGACTGGACCCGGACGCGCTGCCAGAATCGGACAAGAGCGCGATGAACTTCGGCAGCGACAAGGCGAAGGCGTGGAAAGACATCTGGGGCGCGGGTCAGGGCGTCGGTCTGATGGACGACGTGCCGAGCGTGGGCGACCTGGTGCAGCGTTTGACGAAGGAATATAACGATGCGAAGGCGCGGCTCGGGATTGCGCGCTGA